In the Cannabis sativa cultivar Pink pepper isolate KNU-18-1 unplaced genomic scaffold, ASM2916894v1 Contig1, whole genome shotgun sequence genome, one interval contains:
- the LOC133032930 gene encoding phytochromobilin:ferredoxin oxidoreductase, chloroplastic-like — protein MSVSEKLLSSSMKSSSSSSSFLSFFPPETPRLRLSSSVLHSSVSYSWKHKRPSFQVYAVSYEKFIQFALNHTKHHTHLSPSPLQEKFSSMMSTDGNVELQMGSFEAPKIRLLRSLSIETETMQVLDFAAFPKPEYDVPIFCANFFSNASTSIVLLDLNPLHDVINQREYKEKYYSSLIPLGVKYSELLPWGGKLTSESLTFFSPIVIWTRFTPNQHKYDALYSAFVDYYKAWVELIDEAAEENDASIIKFNCEAQHRYLAWRAEKDPGHGLLKRLIGDTAAKELLRNFLFHGIDELGSKSFLDYFPDYRSEDGTVIEKRSIIGKSFENRPWDARGEFVGNIFIN, from the exons ATGTCGGTTTCAGAGAAGCTTCTATCTTCATCAAtgaaatcttcttcttcttcttcttctttcttaagCTTCTTTCCGCCCGAAACACCTCGACTACGTCTTTCCAGCTCTGTCTTACATTCTAGTGTCAGCTATAGTTGGAAACACAAGAGACCCTCTTTCCAAGTCTATGCAGTCTCCTACGAGAAATTCATTCAATTTGCTTTAAATCATACAAAGCACCATACCCATTTGTCTCCTTCTCCTCTGCAG GAAAAATTTAGTTCAATGATGTCTACGGATGGTAATGTAGAGCTTCAAATGGGGTCCTTCGAAGCTCCCAAGATCAGACTTCTACGGAGTCTTAGTATTGAGACTGAAACAATGCAG GTTTTAGATTTTGCTGCCTTCCCAAAACCAGAATACGATGTACCCATCTTTTGTGCTAATTTTTTTAGCAATGCAAGTACAAGCATAGTTTTACT GGATCTTAATCCTTTGCATGATGTCATCAATCAAAGGGAGTACAAAGAGAAGTATTATTCAAGCCTAATTCCTCTTGGAGTTAAATATTCTGAG CTTTTACCATGGGGAGGAAAACTTACATCAGAGTCTTTAACATTCTTTTCACCGATTGTTATATGGACCAGATTTACTCCAAACCAACACAAATATGATGCCTTGTATTCTGCATTTGTTGATTATTACAAG GCTTGGGTTGAGCTAATTGATGAAGCAGCAGAGGAGAATGATGCATCCATAATTAAATTCAACTGTGAAGCACAACATAGATATTTGGCATGGAGAGCAGAAAAG GATCCTGGTCATGGACTTCTAAAAAGGTTAATTGGGGACACAGCCGCTAAG GAGTTGCTAAGGAACTTCCTTTTCCATGGAATAGATGAACTAGGAAGCAAAAGCTTCTTGGACTACTTTCCAGATTATCGTTCTGAGGATGGGACTGTGATTGAGAAACGCAGTATAATTGGAAAGTCCTTTGAAAATCGGCCATGGGACGCAAGAGGAGAGTTTGTtggtaatatatttataaattaa